Within the Bacillus sp. FSL K6-3431 genome, the region CTACCATCATCCAGGGTCAGTTGAGTTAGGGGAAGCTGTGAGAGAGAAGGCATCTAAGGCAAATATCCTCCTTTTGGAAAATCATGGTGTGCTCGTCTATGATACAAGTGTGCAAGAAGCGCGTATGAGTTTGCAGACGCTTGAGATGGTTTGCCGAATGATCGTCACTGTGGAAAAGTCTGATATTAAGTTAAGTGCATTATCAAATGAAACGGTAGACGACTTCCTTCATCATTCTGGTTATAAGCCTAAAAGAAAGTGGTGAAATCATGATTGGTGTTGTAGCAGATGATATTACGGGTTCAAATGATATAGGAATAATGTTTGCTAAGTCGAGCTATATAACAGATATCTTTCATTATAAAGAATGGGATCTATTAACAAATGTAGCGAAAGAAAAGCGTGATGCTTTGATATTGGATACTGACTCTCGTTTTGATCAACCTGATGTCGCATATGAAAAAGTCTATAAAGCGACAATGAACTTAAAAAAAGCGGGAGCTAAACAGTTTTTTAATAAAACTTGCTCCGTTTTTCGAGGGAATATTGGCGCTGAATTTGATGCAATGCTAGATGCATTAGGAGAGGAATTTGCAGTTGTTGTTCTTGGCTTTCCCAAGAATGGGAGGACAACGATGGAAGGGATTCATTCCGTTAATGGTAAAAAGTTGGAAGACTCCGAGTTCCGAAATGACCCCATGCATCCGATGATTAGATCCAACCTGGTAGAGATTTTACAAACTCAAACGAAACGAAAAGTGGGATTGATTAACTATAAGGTAATACAGGAAGGGCCAAAGGCAATAATATTAGAACTAGAAAAGCTTAAAGGGGAATTTAATTATGTTATTTTTGATGTAAAAGGTCAAGAAGATCTTCGGATCATTGCACAGGCTGTTCATGATGTTACGGTTTTTTGTGGAAGCTCTGCATTGGCAGAAGAACTTCCAAGCGTTTGGCCACAAAAAAAGGGTGAGAAATTGTCGTTGGACCTGCCAGCTTATTCACATGATAATGGATTACTCTGTGCTGCAGGAAGCCTGATGCCACAATCCGCAAGCCAAATTGACTATATGCGAGAAAAAGGTGTAATTGTCATTGAACTCGACACGCTTCAATTGTTTGAACTAGAAAGAAGAAGTTATATATTAGAAAAGTTGTCTCATCAAATTATTTCCTATATACAACAAGGATCTGATGTTGTTCTACATTCTTCAAATGATAATGAAGCGGTTAAGCGAACAAAATCATTGGGATTGTGCAAAGGTTTTAACCAAACGGAAATCTCAAGGTTAGTTTCAGGAGCCATCGCCGAAATAGTTCAAATGGTTGTACATCGGACCGGACAAAACAGACTGCTTGTAGCGGGTGGAGATACTTCTGCAGCCGTTTGTAGTAAAATGGGCATTCACGGGATGCGGGTATGGAAGGAAATTCAACCTGGTTTACCTTCGTGTGTTTCATATTCCGACCCACCAATTTTACTAATATTAAAATCGGGTAGTTTTGGTCAACCAAACTTTTTTGAACAAGCATTTACTCATTTGAAAAGTCA harbors:
- a CDS encoding four-carbon acid sugar kinase family protein — its product is MIGVVADDITGSNDIGIMFAKSSYITDIFHYKEWDLLTNVAKEKRDALILDTDSRFDQPDVAYEKVYKATMNLKKAGAKQFFNKTCSVFRGNIGAEFDAMLDALGEEFAVVVLGFPKNGRTTMEGIHSVNGKKLEDSEFRNDPMHPMIRSNLVEILQTQTKRKVGLINYKVIQEGPKAIILELEKLKGEFNYVIFDVKGQEDLRIIAQAVHDVTVFCGSSALAEELPSVWPQKKGEKLSLDLPAYSHDNGLLCAAGSLMPQSASQIDYMREKGVIVIELDTLQLFELERRSYILEKLSHQIISYIQQGSDVVLHSSNDNEAVKRTKSLGLCKGFNQTEISRLVSGAIAEIVQMVVHRTGQNRLLVAGGDTSAAVCSKMGIHGMRVWKEIQPGLPSCVSYSDPPILLILKSGSFGQPNFFEQAFTHLKSQ